CGCAGATGACCCACTCGCCGGCCTCGCTGATGACGAAGGCGTTGTGGTCGAAGTGGTTGTGGCCGATGTTGTTGGTGAGCGGCCCGGACTTGAAGAACAGGCTCGGCGCCTTCGCGTTGTACCCATCACGCAGAGAGGCGTAGCCAATGTCGACGAACACGCTGGAGGGATTCCAGGAGGGCCGCACCGGGTTCAGCCTGGCTTCGTCGAAGCGGACCAGGTCGTAGATGCCGCTGACCTTGAGGCCGCCGGCCTGCTCGAGGTAGTAGGCGGCCTCGGTGCTACCGCGCTGCGCCAGGACCTGCATCAACCGCAGGAAACCCACACCTGGCGAGCCGTCGCTGAAGTTGGGAATCTGATGCGTGTCGGGCGACAGGAGACCAAGGCAGTAGCGCGACATCGTGGCAAGGTAGGGATGCTCGAAGAGGGTATGCTCGACCCGTGCCGAAGTCAGGGCATCGAAGGCGATGGCAAAGGAATCCAGCAGATAGGTTCCGTACATGGGGCCTTCGAAGGCGCCGCCGTCCTTGCCGCCACGGTCCAGCGAGGTCCGAATCTTCTCGACGCAAGTGGCCAGGGCCGCGCCAGCGCTGGGCTCCTCCGGTCGCACCGCGATCGCCGCCACCGCCGCACCGGTTGTCAGGACTGCATAGCCGTTCGTGTCGGGCGGGTACTTGTCGACCTCGCTGAGAATAGGATCGATGCCCTTGGTCAGGAGGGCGTCGCGGACTTGCTGCCGCTCCTGGGCGGAGAGGCGGTCGTAGCACCAGTCATAGAACATGCCCATCGCGTAGGTGCAATGGCCGGTGTCGAGGCAAGCCTTGATGCGCCCCGCGGTGTAGCTGGGATCGGTCCACTGGGACCAGTGCGTAAGGTGCAGGGCGATCTCGCGAGCCTTCTCGAAGTACTTGGTCTCGCCCGTCACCAGGTACGCAAAGCTGAAGTTGACGAGACGGGTTGTGATGGAGTCGCTGCGCTCCTGGAACATGGCGGTCCAGGGCGGATACGCCGGGCTCTTGTCATGGTTCGGGGGCGTCTGGTCGGAGAGCGTGTAGGACCAGTCTTCGAGGAACCCGACGGCAACACCGGGGATTCTGACCGAGTAGCTATAGGTCGGCTTCGCGGCAAGGGCGTCGGCCTGCTTCTTGATGTCGGCCCAGACGGAGGCGGTGTCGAAGCCGAACTTGTTCACCCGGCTGTCGGCACACTTGGCCCGCAGTGCGGCGAGACCGTCAGCACTCACCAGCACACAGGGGTGGGACTTGAGGCCTGTCATGTTGCCACTCTCCTGGGCCTTCGCCGTGGGGATCACGCAGAGGGCGGAGCCGGCAAGTAGCAGGGCAGTGACCAGTGGGACCCGCATGAGACACCTCAGCTTGTGAGTCGGATGGCACACCTTCCGGAGGAGCCCTTCGTCGGGGTTCCTCCGGCGACCTGCCGAACTGGGCCCTGAGGTGCCACCTCGGTGGATTCGCCTGTGGCCAAGGAACCTTGCCGCGGGCGTGGAACCTTCTCCTAGTCATACGGACAAACAAACCTGAGAGGGCGGCGTTCCGGGTATCTGTATGCCCCGGAGGTGTCGCCCCAAGGAGCCTACGGGATGAAGCTGATTGCGATCATGGGAAGTCCCCGCGGGATGAAGGGCAGCACGGGCAAACTGCTGGACGCTCTCCTGAAGTCTGCCGAGGCAGCCGGCGCCGAGACAACGACCTTCGCACTGGGCAAGCTGAAGGTCGCCCCCTGCGTATCCTGCGACGCCTGCCACAAGGTCGGTCGGTGCGTAGTCAAGGACGACTTCCAGCAGGTGCTCGACGCGCTGCTTGAGGCAGACGGCTTCGTGCTGGCGAGTCCGAACTACATCTACAGCGTCAGTGCACAGATGAAGGCGCTCTTCGACCGCTGCTGCGGACCGATCCACACGCAGGCCCTGGAGGGCAAGTACGGTGCTGCGGTGGTTAGCTCCGGCGGACCTGGCAACGAGGAAGTTGAGAAGTACATGCTCCGGTTCACCAACTCCCTCGGCGCCTGGGCAGTGGGGAGCACGGGTACCGATCTGGCGCACATCTTCAACCCCGAGAAGTTGCCGCAGGCCCTGCAGGCGGCTGCTGACCTGGGTACAAGTCTCGTCGAGGCTATTCGCACAGGCAAGACCTACCCCGAGCAAGAGCCGGGGCTGCAAGGCTTCCGCGAGTACATGCGGAGCTGGCTCGTCACCCAGGGCGAGCGCTGGCCCTTCGAGGCACAGTACTGGAAGGACCGGAGCTAGGTCCATCTGCCGAGCTGTCGCCGACCAGGTCACCGGATGCGGAAGGTGCGGGCCACAGGAGGACGGTCGGCGCACTGGATGGAGACGTGGTAAGTGCCGGGCTGGAAGGGTCCCGTTGACGGTGCGAGCAGCAGCGCCGTGATCCGCCCGGTTCCCTCGATCAGACCTACGGCAAGACCACAACTGGCCGTCTCCCGGTACCACGTGACCAGCACCCGGGAGGCGGCCGGTGCGTTTTCGTACCACAGACAACAGGCAATCTGCTTCGCGTCGGTTCCGAACTCGCTGCCCGTCGCGACGGGTTGCGCCTGGTCATCAAGCCCCGTGCAGAGCACCACGTCGGTGAAGGGCGCCGTCACGTTCTCCGAGCCACCTGTCCAGTCTGAGGGCTTACGGTTCATGAGGCTGGGCAGGTCGAGGATGGACAGGTTCAGGGAGAGGGACTTGCCCCCTCTCATCAGGGCCAGCTTCGGCGTCGTGCGATCCTTGAAGGTTCCCACCACCTTGGCCAGAGTCGTGTCCGCGAGCGACTTACCGCCGAGGGTCAGCAGTACATCGCCGGCCTGTAACCCCCACCAGGCCGCAAATCCACCAGACTGGAGGTCGTCCACCTGGATGGCCTTCTGGTCGAGCAACTCCCCGACGACCTTGCCGGTCAGGTCGCGCAGGATCTCGCGACCAAGTGACTTCAGCAGGTTGTCATCACCACCCGGGAGCAGGTCGTGGGGAACTGTGCAGGCGCTCGTCTTGAGGGCCAGGAAGGTGCTGCCGCCGACGGGAATCCAGATGCGCGTGTCCTTGGACGGACGCGTGAGTAGTCTGGCGGGGAGACTGGTGGCCACGACCTCGGGGACCGTCGGCGGGTTGTTGGAGAGCTTCGCCTCGGCCCAGTTGGCCTGGTCGTAGTAGATTCCGTCGCCCGCGTCGGTGGTCACCAGCTTGAGCTCGCGGGCTCCCAGGATCTCGACCTGCACCGGGAAAGGAGCGTCGCCGCTCCGGAGCGTTCCGCTGTTGAACACCCGGCGTCCGTCCAGGTAGACCTCGAACCCGCAACTGCCATAGGGCTTCACGGCAGCCTGGTCAACGCCCACCAGCGCAGTGAAGTACCGACGTCGCAGGCCGGTGAGGTCGTACACGATCTCCGAACTGGCGTGGGTGCCAAGGCCTCGGTCGAAGGTCGCAGTACCGATCCCCAGGCGACCGCCGGTGACGCTCTTGTCGGTGGCGGTTCTCCCCCATCCCCCTTCGCGCAGACTGGTAGGCTTGAGGCCGCCCAGGTAGATGTCAGGGCCCTCGTCATAGGTAGGGACCGTCGGCGGCTGCGGTGCCGGAGTCACCACGGGCGGCACAGAGACGGTCGGAGCCGACGGAGGTGGTGTGGTGACGGTTGGCGCTGTAGGCGGCGGAGTGACAGCAGGTGTCGGCGCGGCAACAGGTGGTACCGGGCTGACGGTGGCAGTCTCAAACCGGACCTTGCCGTCATCGTAGAAGACGTTGATGCCGGCCCCACCATGGTTGGCGGCAGAGCGGTCCTGTAGGAGTGGTCGCGGATGGGCCGCTGAGGCCGGCGAGAGGACGTAACCCGACCGCGCATCGAGTAGCTCGCGTCCAACAGAAGTGCTCGGGTCGCCCGGGCAGGCGAAGACTTCGAGATCCTCCACATAGGCCCGGTAGTACAGGAGCGAGAGCTGCCCGGGAGGCTGGCCCTGATTCTCGGCCATGAACATCTGACAGGCGGTCCCCAGGCGCACCAGTCGCTCCGCACAGTCCTGCCGGTCATCTGCGCGGAGACCGGGAGCACAAGTTGCGACAAGGGCCACAAGCAGCACCGCATACGGTCGCTGACGCTTCATGCTCATCCCTCCACTCCGCAGGCGCACGCGGTCAGGCTGCACGCAGCAAGGGCCAGGCGATCGGCAGGTCGAACACCGC
The sequence above is drawn from the Armatimonadia bacterium genome and encodes:
- a CDS encoding NPCBM/NEW2 domain-containing protein yields the protein MKRQRPYAVLLVALVATCAPGLRADDRQDCAERLVRLGTACQMFMAENQGQPPGQLSLLYYRAYVEDLEVFACPGDPSTSVGRELLDARSGYVLSPASAAHPRPLLQDRSAANHGGAGINVFYDDGKVRFETATVSPVPPVAAPTPAVTPPPTAPTVTTPPPSAPTVSVPPVVTPAPQPPTVPTYDEGPDIYLGGLKPTSLREGGWGRTATDKSVTGGRLGIGTATFDRGLGTHASSEIVYDLTGLRRRYFTALVGVDQAAVKPYGSCGFEVYLDGRRVFNSGTLRSGDAPFPVQVEILGARELKLVTTDAGDGIYYDQANWAEAKLSNNPPTVPEVVATSLPARLLTRPSKDTRIWIPVGGSTFLALKTSACTVPHDLLPGGDDNLLKSLGREILRDLTGKVVGELLDQKAIQVDDLQSGGFAAWWGLQAGDVLLTLGGKSLADTTLAKVVGTFKDRTTPKLALMRGGKSLSLNLSILDLPSLMNRKPSDWTGGSENVTAPFTDVVLCTGLDDQAQPVATGSEFGTDAKQIACCLWYENAPAASRVLVTWYRETASCGLAVGLIEGTGRITALLLAPSTGPFQPGTYHVSIQCADRPPVARTFRIR
- a CDS encoding flavodoxin family protein, which produces MKLIAIMGSPRGMKGSTGKLLDALLKSAEAAGAETTTFALGKLKVAPCVSCDACHKVGRCVVKDDFQQVLDALLEADGFVLASPNYIYSVSAQMKALFDRCCGPIHTQALEGKYGAAVVSSGGPGNEEVEKYMLRFTNSLGAWAVGSTGTDLAHIFNPEKLPQALQAAADLGTSLVEAIRTGKTYPEQEPGLQGFREYMRSWLVTQGERWPFEAQYWKDRS